One part of the Bacteroidia bacterium genome encodes these proteins:
- a CDS encoding sugar phosphate isomerase/epimerase, with amino-acid sequence MNRRKFIERTGILSAASLFPLAACTEKDNKDMDKQEMDKPKYKLGYQLFSIRDEMGKDPIATLKALKELGYQDFEHYGYDEEAGTFYGFKAAELKKMLEDMELNISSGHYAFSPFLEKSDDELKRYLDGCIEGSKALGADYITWPWMAPEQRNLEFYKILIDKLNLMGKQIAEAGLGFAYHNHGYEFEDLGGKTAYDMIMNETDPNEVKLQLDMYWLKRSSNFTPQQLIDKQPGRFSMWHIKDMDPETEDYTELGNGSIDYLTFLPDPKSSGLEYYYIEQGGNFTHNSMQSAIDSASYFKKHLQKFL; translated from the coding sequence ATGAACAGAAGGAAATTTATCGAGAGAACCGGAATTTTAAGTGCCGCAAGTCTTTTCCCCTTAGCTGCATGTACAGAAAAAGACAATAAGGATATGGACAAACAGGAGATGGATAAACCAAAATACAAATTGGGATACCAGCTTTTTTCCATTCGAGACGAAATGGGAAAAGATCCCATCGCCACCCTAAAGGCCTTAAAAGAACTAGGCTACCAGGATTTTGAACATTACGGCTATGATGAAGAAGCAGGAACTTTCTATGGGTTTAAAGCTGCTGAATTGAAAAAAATGCTGGAGGATATGGAACTAAATATCAGCAGTGGGCATTACGCTTTTTCTCCTTTCCTGGAAAAATCGGACGATGAGCTAAAACGCTATTTGGATGGCTGTATTGAAGGATCCAAAGCATTGGGGGCAGATTATATCACCTGGCCCTGGATGGCTCCCGAACAGCGAAATCTGGAATTCTATAAAATCCTGATTGACAAGCTCAATTTGATGGGAAAACAGATCGCGGAAGCGGGTTTGGGTTTTGCCTACCATAACCACGGCTACGAATTTGAAGATCTGGGAGGAAAAACAGCTTATGATATGATCATGAATGAGACCGATCCGAATGAAGTTAAACTTCAGTTGGATATGTACTGGCTCAAACGATCCTCCAATTTTACTCCCCAACAATTGATTGATAAACAACCCGGTCGCTTTAGCATGTGGCACATCAAAGACATGGATCCGGAAACTGAGGATTATACTGAACTGGGCAATGGATCAATAGACTATCTGACATTTTTGCCTGATCCTAAAAGTTCAGGTCTGGAGTACTACTATATCGAACAAGGAGGAAACTTCACCCACAATTCGATGCAAAGTGCCATCGATAGTGCCAGTTATTTCAAAAAACACCTACAGAAATTTCTCTAA
- a CDS encoding dihydrofolate reductase family protein, translating into MDGQNSFITLHMVCSLDGFIAKADGDISWMHRTHEYDKGVSLTEADIEAFLKGVDCYLMGSKTYEHALELGWPYGETPVFVLTKRTLPSTKESVTFLSGDLKELLQSELNSSYKNIWMVGGAELTKDFLQKGLADEIVITIMPVILGGGTPFFDLIGTEIQLELKDHKAYTEAMVELRYRIVKN; encoded by the coding sequence ATGGATGGGCAAAACTCCTTTATCACTCTTCATATGGTATGTAGCCTGGATGGCTTTATCGCTAAAGCGGATGGAGATATATCCTGGATGCATCGAACGCATGAATATGATAAAGGAGTAAGCCTGACCGAAGCGGATATAGAAGCCTTTCTCAAGGGAGTTGATTGCTACCTTATGGGTTCAAAAACATATGAACATGCCCTGGAACTAGGATGGCCCTATGGAGAGACCCCAGTTTTCGTTCTGACAAAACGAACACTTCCTTCAACTAAAGAAAGCGTTACTTTTCTTTCTGGTGATCTCAAAGAACTTCTTCAATCAGAGCTCAACTCTTCTTATAAAAATATCTGGATGGTGGGAGGAGCAGAATTGACGAAAGACTTTCTCCAAAAAGGCCTGGCCGATGAAATCGTCATTACGATCATGCCGGTCATTCTGGGTGGGGGCACCCCTTTTTTCGATTTGATTGGAACAGAAATTCAGTTGGAATTGAAGGATCACAAAGCGTATACAGAAGCGATGGTTGAACTAAGGTATCGGATTGTAAAGAACTAA
- a CDS encoding DUF6503 family protein has translation MKNNPLILLSALLVLNACKIADISQPTELHPQKSEQIANEILDQVLEAQGFDVLKEKNLYQARVTDDWKGFLGKMAKLWPDPNTQFQFRYNFNTFDGNAELLSGEKKGDLIGVQGWQYYEKPAGSGEVAKAEARTMEFGIVVLHYFIELPYRLRNAPLKRYYGERELKGQKYDLVFVSWGSEEASEEYDQYILWINQESHLLDYCIYTLRDNGNPLTRHKYGSIAYLDYWEVDGFKVATKMPVLLDDGVIRADDLENYFHQFSIEDFSFGGFEESELYPLPGLEKKMDMK, from the coding sequence ATGAAAAATAATCCCTTGATTCTGCTAAGTGCGCTATTAGTATTAAATGCCTGTAAAATTGCAGACATTAGTCAGCCTACGGAATTACATCCGCAAAAATCAGAGCAAATCGCCAATGAGATACTGGACCAGGTTCTGGAAGCCCAGGGCTTTGACGTTCTAAAAGAAAAGAATCTATATCAGGCCCGGGTTACAGATGATTGGAAGGGTTTTCTGGGAAAGATGGCTAAACTTTGGCCGGACCCCAATACCCAATTTCAGTTTCGATACAACTTCAACACTTTCGATGGAAATGCAGAGCTTCTTTCTGGCGAAAAGAAAGGAGATTTGATCGGTGTACAAGGATGGCAATATTATGAAAAGCCTGCGGGGAGTGGGGAAGTAGCTAAAGCGGAGGCACGGACGATGGAATTTGGGATCGTGGTTCTTCATTATTTCATCGAATTGCCTTATCGTCTCCGGAATGCTCCATTGAAGCGGTACTATGGGGAGAGAGAACTCAAAGGTCAGAAATACGATTTGGTATTTGTGAGTTGGGGCAGTGAGGAAGCGAGTGAAGAGTATGATCAATACATACTCTGGATCAATCAGGAAAGTCACTTGCTGGATTATTGCATCTACACCTTACGCGATAATGGCAATCCTCTTACCCGACATAAATATGGTTCAATCGCTTATTTAGATTACTGGGAAGTCGATGGTTTTAAAGTAGCGACGAAGATGCCGGTTCTGCTTGATGATGGAGTGATCAGGGCGGATGATCTGGAAAACTATTTCCACCAATTTAGCATTGAAGACTTTTCTTTTGGCGGATTTGAAGAAAGCGAGCTTTATCCTTTGCCCGGTCTGGAGAAGAAAATGGATATGAAGTAG
- a CDS encoding AraC family transcriptional regulator ligand-binding domain-containing protein, translating to MKQKLISKSLFNSWLQFAAQQGHDTSSILQHLQIPETEQMIPFSKFANFAQWLMQKSGNSQIGYSLGRQSSLAAMGMVGQLIQSSRNIREGLEHACKFFNLLSEVLSLKLEEGEKYASLIFELDKESVQDFPEVCQQLLLTSMIFSFKEVYFLTLQKAYPQQVDITFAPIHQKEMEALFQCQIRAKSNRNLMGFEKEVLDQKIFFADYELMLHLEKLACHRLGKQMENQQEFSDKIKALVYTLLDPSFPSLKSVSLQLGMSERNIQRKLKEENTSYSSLITEMKKSMATAFLDKKLSIKETTYLLGYSEPSAFIHAFISWFGISPKNYQNQQIA from the coding sequence ATGAAGCAGAAACTCATTTCAAAATCTCTCTTCAATAGTTGGCTCCAATTTGCTGCCCAGCAGGGCCACGATACCTCATCTATCCTGCAGCATCTGCAAATTCCTGAAACGGAACAGATGATTCCCTTTTCGAAGTTTGCCAATTTTGCACAGTGGCTGATGCAAAAGTCGGGAAACTCTCAAATTGGATATAGCTTAGGCAGACAATCCAGTTTGGCAGCTATGGGCATGGTCGGTCAATTGATTCAATCGAGTCGGAATATTCGGGAGGGACTGGAACATGCCTGTAAATTTTTCAATCTGTTGAGTGAGGTACTAAGTCTGAAACTAGAAGAAGGAGAAAAATATGCTTCCCTGATATTTGAGTTGGATAAAGAATCAGTGCAAGACTTTCCGGAAGTTTGTCAACAACTCTTGCTCACTTCTATGATCTTCAGTTTCAAGGAAGTTTACTTTCTCACTTTACAGAAAGCTTATCCTCAGCAAGTCGATATCACCTTCGCCCCCATCCATCAAAAAGAAATGGAAGCCCTGTTTCAGTGCCAGATTCGGGCAAAGAGTAATCGGAACCTTATGGGATTCGAAAAGGAAGTATTGGACCAGAAGATATTCTTCGCCGATTATGAATTGATGCTTCATCTGGAAAAACTGGCTTGCCACCGCTTGGGAAAGCAGATGGAAAATCAGCAGGAATTCTCCGATAAGATAAAGGCACTGGTATACACTTTATTAGATCCCAGCTTTCCTTCACTGAAAAGCGTTTCTCTCCAATTGGGCATGTCAGAAAGAAACATCCAGAGAAAACTGAAAGAAGAAAACACCTCCTATTCTTCTTTAATCACAGAAATGAAGAAATCTATGGCCACCGCATTTCTGGACAAAAAGCTTAGCATTAAAGAAACCACTTACTTACTAGGATACTCAGAACCCAGCGCTTTTATCCACGCTTTTATTAGCTGGTTTGGTATTTCTCCGAAAAATTACCAAAATCAACAGATTGCATAG